One genomic region from Halococcus qingdaonensis encodes:
- a CDS encoding PRC-barrel domain containing protein — translation MPKNITAEDEGKPVVDARDDQIGVVAEVEGDTAWIEFDPGLTDEVKSRLGFGDASGQDTDPIDEEQIDAVGDDKVILKN, via the coding sequence ATGCCGAAGAACATCACAGCGGAGGACGAGGGGAAACCGGTCGTCGACGCCCGGGACGACCAGATCGGCGTCGTCGCCGAGGTCGAGGGCGACACGGCCTGGATCGAGTTCGATCCGGGCCTCACCGACGAGGTCAAAAGCCGCCTCGGTTTCGGCGATGCATCGGGCCAGGACACCGACCCGATAGACGAAGAGCAGATCGACGCCGTCGGCGACGACAAGGTGATCTTGAAGAACTGA
- a CDS encoding GrpB family protein translates to MIGLERGNVTLVSHQPKWKREYETKVDRLESSTGDRLHGYEHVGSTAIEGIAAKPVIDLLAVLDDLSAARESLVPLLEEHGYEHRPGDVQGRLFLAKGPRSNRTHYLSLTERDSDFYAETLAFRDSLCENADIAAEYESLKRELAEKHPDDRETYTERKNPFVERVLEDAMNDRGGAD, encoded by the coding sequence ATGATTGGTCTGGAGCGCGGCAACGTCACGCTCGTTTCCCACCAACCGAAGTGGAAACGAGAGTACGAAACTAAAGTCGACCGACTCGAATCCAGCACCGGCGATCGACTCCACGGCTACGAACACGTCGGTAGCACCGCCATCGAGGGGATTGCCGCGAAACCCGTCATCGACCTGCTAGCTGTGCTCGACGATCTCTCCGCTGCCCGCGAGTCGCTCGTTCCGCTCCTCGAAGAGCACGGCTATGAGCATCGACCGGGCGATGTTCAAGGACGACTGTTCTTGGCGAAGGGGCCGCGCTCGAACCGCACGCATTACCTCTCGCTCACCGAGCGGGACAGCGATTTCTATGCCGAAACACTCGCGTTCCGAGACTCCCTCTGCGAGAATGCCGACATTGCGGCGGAGTACGAATCGCTGAAGCGGGAATTGGCGGAAAAACATCCGGACGACCGGGAGACGTACACCGAACGAAAAAATCCGTTCGTCGAGCGTGTCCTCGAAGACGCGATGAACGACCGAGGCGGAGCGGATTGA
- a CDS encoding ISH3 family transposase: protein MTTKQQADDEIHEDQLLNFLVNTLTGTFSLTLGENAEIDPDDIFEVLVGACADGTSISSLCKHSEDAPSGTNVLHHLRTKFNLDGVASVGNLLLQRDVLELLPEQVEVVADLHLRPYYGDEDETEGLYHSEAKRGTTAFHAYATLYARVRNKRYTLAVRRLEDGDTASSVLAEFLGLLEGLDLEVKAVYLDSEFYDGKCLTLLHAHNYAYVVPIIKWGAAIKTELRQGWSRTITHDLETGFDGHEWTVEFPVYIDCTYQNGRYDEHGVARHGYAVDAPFIETPSQARTYYSRRFGIESSYRLAEKTTISTTTTDPTQRLLFVVISLLFQNAWRYLHWEYVATPRRGGRRLWEWSFEEFIRMVTRAAWTALDVRRAVPANKPPDERFER from the coding sequence CTTAATTTCCTCGTCAACACTCTCACTGGCACGTTCTCCCTCACCCTCGGCGAGAACGCTGAAATCGACCCTGACGACATCTTCGAAGTCCTCGTCGGCGCGTGCGCCGACGGGACCTCCATCTCTTCGCTCTGCAAGCATAGCGAAGACGCTCCCTCTGGCACTAACGTCCTCCATCACCTCCGTACGAAGTTCAATCTCGACGGCGTCGCTTCCGTCGGTAATCTCCTGCTCCAACGCGACGTGCTCGAACTTCTTCCCGAGCAGGTGGAGGTCGTCGCTGACCTCCACCTGCGGCCCTACTACGGTGATGAAGACGAAACCGAGGGCCTCTATCACTCCGAAGCCAAACGTGGCACGACCGCGTTCCACGCCTACGCTACTCTCTACGCGCGCGTACGAAACAAACGCTACACGCTGGCGGTGCGCCGTCTCGAAGACGGCGACACCGCCAGCAGTGTCCTCGCGGAGTTCCTCGGTCTTCTCGAAGGCCTTGACCTCGAGGTCAAGGCTGTCTATCTCGATTCAGAGTTCTACGACGGCAAGTGTCTCACGCTGCTGCACGCGCACAACTACGCCTACGTCGTTCCGATCATCAAGTGGGGAGCGGCGATCAAGACGGAGCTTCGTCAGGGGTGGAGTCGGACCATCACTCACGACCTCGAAACGGGATTCGACGGTCACGAGTGGACCGTCGAATTTCCTGTCTACATCGACTGTACGTACCAGAACGGGCGATACGACGAGCACGGCGTGGCGCGTCACGGCTACGCCGTGGACGCGCCGTTCATCGAGACGCCCTCACAGGCGCGGACCTACTACAGCCGTCGGTTCGGCATCGAATCGAGCTACCGCCTCGCGGAGAAGACAACGATTTCGACGACAACGACTGATCCGACGCAACGGCTGCTGTTCGTCGTGATCAGTCTGCTCTTCCAGAACGCCTGGCGGTATTTGCACTGGGAGTACGTGGCGACGCCCCGCCGTGGCGGGCGTCGCCTATGGGAATGGTCGTTCGAGGAGTTCATCCGCATGGTGACGCGGGCAGCGTGGACGGCCCTCGACGTGCGTCGGGCCGTCCCCGCGAATAAGCCACCTGACGAGCGCTTCGAGCGCTGA